From the genome of Aspergillus chevalieri M1 DNA, chromosome 8, nearly complete sequence, one region includes:
- a CDS encoding uncharacterized protein (COG:S;~EggNog:ENOG410QEIT), translating to MADIRTLLRNELATRKGTAQTGSTANRVTKKRKVDVGDDSIRKKIKPAGMTAQQEASQAIQPPSAQDLEEDAEKETAGPELPLGPEDEQEAENTNQADEQPSTNEPQTVDEDEWAAFEREVAEPSRAPRAPAAIAAPATISAAPISAEQIAEQQEKDKDTTQTREAQAEGEREDAARFMEDEFDEMEQLEERVRRLKQKREELRAKRASEEAESAPPPATEADANDEDDDEEEEDDDDDDDWDDWRFK from the coding sequence ATGGCAGACATCCGAACATTACTCCGGAACGAGCTCGCCACTCGCAAGGGCACCGCCCAAACAGGGAGTACAGCAAACCGCGtcacaaaaaaaagaaaggtgGACGTTGGCGACGATTCGATACGCAAAAAGATAAAACCTGCTGGAATGACAGCACAACAGGAAGCATCACAAGCGATACAACCCCCGAGCGCTCAAGATCTCGAGGAAGACGCAGAGAAAGAAACCGCTGGCCCGGAACTTCCATTAGGGCCGGAAGACGAGCAAGAAGCCGAAAACACGAACCAAGCCGATGAGCAACCCTCCACAAACGAGCCTCAGACCGTTGATGAAGACGAATGGGCGGCCTTTGAACGCGAAGTTGCGGAACCGTCGCGCGCTCCGCGAGCACCCGCTGCCATTGCCGCTCCAGCCACGATATCAGCAGCGCCAATTTCTGCAGAGCAAATTGCTGAACAGCAGGAAAAGGACAAGGACACTACGCAAACGCGCGAAGCTCAAGCAGAAGGTGAACGCGAGGACGCAGCACGGTTTATGGAGGACGAATTCGATGAAATGGAACAACTGGAGGAACGTGTGAGGCGACTGAAGCAAAAACGGGAGGAGCTCAGAGCTAAGCGGGCTTCGGAAGAAGCCGAGTCGGCGCCACCCCCTGCAACTGAGGCAGACGCGaatgacgaggacgacgacgaggaggaggaggacgacgatgacgatgacgattgGGATGACTGGAGGTTTAAATAA
- a CDS encoding uncharacterized protein (COG:S;~EggNog:ENOG410PR5P) yields MCFYNQKRFVCGDFSWTSFAHQCNYEYRTGETCGMKLVNRTENVKTVCRVCEKIEIKFRRRSAEYERVQRWKREGGTLVASIEKSQDMIRLLDQEILKLQKEREDKSRAL; encoded by the coding sequence ATGTGCTTTTACAACCAGAAGAGATTTGTGTGTGGGGACTTCAGTTGGACGAGCTTTGCCCACCAGTGCAACTATGAATATCGGACCGGCGAGACGTGCGGCATGAAACTCGTGAATAGGACCGAGAACGTGAAGACAGTATGCCGCGTCTGCGAGAAGATCGAAATCAAATTCCGTCGGCGAAGCGCCGAATATGAACGGGTGCAGCGATGGAAACGCGAAGGAGGCACGCTGGTGGCCTCCATCGAGAAATCGCAAGACATGATACGGTTGCTGGACCAAGAAATCTTGAAACTTCAGAAAGAGCGGGAGGACAAAAGCAGAGCGCTGTGA
- the pre9 gene encoding proteasome core particle subunit alpha 3 (COG:O;~EggNog:ENOG410PIQW;~InterPro:IPR029055,IPR016050,IPR034647,IPR001353, IPR023332,IPR000426;~MEROPS:MER0000554;~PFAM:PF00227,PF10584;~go_component: GO:0005839 - proteasome core complex [Evidence IEA];~go_component: GO:0019773 - proteasome core complex, alpha-subunit complex [Evidence IEA];~go_function: GO:0004298 - threonine-type endopeptidase activity [Evidence IEA];~go_process: GO:0006511 - ubiquitin-dependent protein catabolic process [Evidence IEA];~go_process: GO:0051603 - proteolysis involved in cellular protein catabolic process [Evidence IEA]): MSRRYDSRTTIFSPEGRLYQVEYALEAISHAGTALGILANDGIVLAAEKKVTSKLLEQDTSAEKLYVLNDNMICAVAGMTADANILINYARQAAQRYLLTYNEEIPCEQLVRRMCDLKQGYTQHGGLRPFGVSFIYAGYDHQQQFQLYQSNPSGNYGGWKATSVGANNASAQSLLKQDYKEGCDLKEACAMAVKVLSKTMDSSKLSSEKIEFATVGKTKDGKIFHHLWNADEINGLLREHGLAKVDDEPEAGEIK; this comes from the exons ATGTCGCGGAGATACGATTCTAGA ACGACCATCTTCTCCCCCGAAGGCCGACTCTACCAGGTCGAATATGCGCTGGAAGCCATTTCCCATGCCGGTACCGCACTAGGAATTCTTGCCAACGATGGCATCGTCCTTGCTGCCGAGAAGAAGGTGACCAGCAAGCTGTTGGAGCAGGATACATCGGCAGAAAAGCTCTACGTTCTGAATGA TAACATGATCTGTGCCGTCGCCGGTATGACTGCAGAcgccaacatcctcatcaactACGCCCGTCAGGCCGCCCAGCGCTACCTCCTCACCTACAACGAAGAAATCCCCTGCGAACAACTCGTCCGTCGCATGTGTGATCTCAAGCAAGGTTATACCCAACACGGTGGTCTCCGTCCGTTCGGTGTGTCCTTCATCTACGCCGGATATGACCACCAGCAACAGTTCCAGCTATACCAGAGCAACCCCAGTGGTAACTACGGTGGATGGAAAGCTACGAGTGTGGGAGCCAACAACGCAAGTGCGCAGAGTCTTCTGAAGCAGGACTATAAGGAAGGCTGTGATCTGAAGGAGGCTTGTGCGATGGCTGTTAAGGTTCTGAGCAAGACTATGGACTCAAGCAAGCTGAGCAGCGAGAAGA TCGAGTTCGCAACAGTGGGAAAGACCAAGGATGGGAAGATCTTCCACCACCTGTGGAACGCAGACGAGATTAACGGTCTCCTGAGGGAGCATGGGCTGGCCAAGGTCGATGACGAGCCCGAGGCAGGtgaaataaaataa
- a CDS encoding tRNA methyltransferase TRM7 (COG:J;~EggNog:ENOG410PID8;~InterPro:IPR028590,IPR015507,IPR002877,IPR029063;~PFAM:PF01728;~go_function: GO:0008168 - methyltransferase activity [Evidence IEA];~go_function: GO:0008175 - tRNA methyltransferase activity [Evidence IEA];~go_process: GO:0001510 - RNA methylation [Evidence IEA];~go_process: GO:0008033 - tRNA processing [Evidence IEA];~go_process: GO:0032259 - methylation [Evidence IEA]): MGKSSKDKRDAYYRLAKEQNWRARSAFKLIQVDEQFDLFEHENPEKVTRVVDLCAAPGSWSQVLSRVLIKGESFGRRAWVEKKRKEKRALERAKNGAGDNEDEAGEEEDESAKLKPRKNVKIVSIDLQPMAPLEGITTMKADITHPSTIPLLLRALDPEAYDSSDSSPSAVRQPNPVDLVISDGAPDVTGLHDLDIYIQSQLLYSALNLALGVLRPGGKFVAKIFRGRDVDLLYAQLRTVFEKVSVAKPRSSRASSLEAFVVCEGFIPPALHDELKGVDALKNPYFGGAAAPQSVSADGNVGVEMMDEDHDIDGQVPTREATVTATNSNHDTQTRMLHPDSHRTRSSDADQTASPEQKRFAVENRWIPSFIACGDLSAWDSDASYALPPDHVSLDPVQPPTAPPYRRALEMRKAHGGAYGKTKLGAVGRAC, from the coding sequence ATGGGGAAATCCTCCAAAGACAAGCGCGACGCGTACTACCGTCTCGCCAAAGAACAAAACTGGCGCGCCCGATCCGCCTTCAAACTCATCCAAGTCGACGAACAATTCGATCTCTTCGAGCATGAAAACCCCGAGAAAGTGACTCGAGTCGTGGACCTGTGCGCTGCTCCGGGCAGTTGGAGTCAAGTCCTGAGTCGGGTGTTGATCAAAGGCGAGAGCTTTGGGCGACGTGCGTGggttgagaagaagaggaaggaaaagaggGCGTTGGAGAGGGCGAAAAATGGAGCAGGTGACAATGAGGACGAGGCgggtgaagaggaggatgagtcTGCGAAGTTGAAGCCAAGGAAAAATGTCAAGATTGTCTCGATTGATCTTCAGCCTATGGCGCCGCTGGAGGGTATTACTACGATGAAGGCCGATATCACGCATCCGTCTAcgattcctcttctccttcgtGCGTTGGACCCAGAAGCCTACGATTCGTCCGACTCGTCTCCGTCTGCTGTGCGACAACCGAATCCCGTCGACCTGGTTATCTCTGATGGCGCGCCTGATGTGACTGGTTTGCATGATCTGGATATTTACATTCAATCGCAGCTGCTCTACTCCGCGCTGAACCTGGCCCTGGGTGTCCTCCGCCCTGGCGGCAAGTTTGTCGCAAAGATCTTTCGCGGCCGTGATGTCGATCTCCTGTATGCTCAGCTGCGCACTGTGTTCGAGAAAGTGAGCGTCGCCAAGCCTAGAAGCAGTCGCGCGAGTAGTTTGGAAGCATTCGTGGTTTGCGAAGGATTTATTCCTCCGGCTCTCCATGATGAGTTGAAGGGTGTGGACGCATTGAAGAATCCTTATTTCGGCGGTGCGGCAGCGCCACAATCCGTTTCAGCAGACGGAAACGTAGGAGTCGAGATGATGGACGAAGACCACGACATTGACGGCCAAGTACCGACAAGAGAAGCAACAGTTACTGCAACCAATTCAAACCACGACACACAAACCCGTATGCTCCACCCAGACTCGCACCGTACACGATCCTCCGACGCAGATCAGACCGCCTCACCAGAACAAAAACGATTCGCCGTGGAGAACCGGTGGATACCCTCATTCATCGCCTGTGGAGATCTCTCAGCTTGGGACTCGGATGCGTCATATGCCCTGCCCCCTGACCATGTCAGCTTGGATCCGGTCCAGCCACCGACGGCACCACCGTACCGACGTGCATTGGAGATGAGAAAGGCACATGGAGGCGCATATGGGAAGACAAAATTGGGAGCAGTGGGGAGGGCATGTTGA
- the FMP52 gene encoding uncharacterized protein (COG:T;~EggNog:ENOG410PPS2;~InterPro:IPR036291,IPR014843;~PFAM:PF08732,PF13460,PF05368) — MANVALIGSTGMVGTHILNSLLANTSVARIDTISRRTPQAASSAPQTKLTTFVADDTSKWAPQLSALSPVPNIFISSFATTRAAAGGFENQHKIEHGLNVEMARAARDAGTKVYVLISSSNANKASSIPYMRMKGEIEEDVKALGFERTVILRPGLIAGQREESRPMEAAARFVAGAFGKLHSSLKDPWAQEADVIGEAAVNAGLKALEGDVPAGHEKGWVLYGSDIIKYGKKQ, encoded by the exons ATGGCTAATGTCGCGCTCATCGGAAGCACCGGGATGGTG GGAACCCACATCCTCAACAGTTTGCTCGCCAATACGTCCGTCGCCCGTATAGATACCATCTCGCGCCGTACACCccaagccgccagttccgCGCCGCAGACTAAGCTTACCACCTTTGTCGCGGATGATACCTCGAAATGGGCACCGCAGCTCTCTGCGCTATCCCCGGTGCCTAATAttttcatttcttcttttgcgaCGACAAGAGCTGCCGCTGGGGGGTTCGAGAATCAGCATAAGATTGAGCATGGTTTGAATGTGGAGATGGCGCGTGCGGCGCGTGATGCTGGTACGAAGGTGTATGTTCTGATTTCGTCGAGCAATGCCAACAAGGCCTCTTCCATCCCGTACATGCGTATGAAGGGCGAGATTGAGGAAGATGTCAAGGCGCTGGGCTTTGAGAGAACGGTTATCCTGCGCCCCGGTCTTATTGCTGGCCAGCGAGAGGAGAGTAGGCCAATGGAAGCGGCGGCCCGCTTCGTAGCTGGTGCTTTTGGGAAGCTTCACTCCAGTTTGAAAGATCCTTGGGCTCAGGAGGCAGATGTTATTGGTGAGGCTGCTGTGAATGCGGGATTGAAGGCGTTGGAAGGTGATGTCCCGGCTGGCCATGAGAAGGGCTGGGTTCTCTATGGTAGTGACATTATCAAGTATGGGAAGAAGCAGTAG
- a CDS encoding uncharacterized protein (COG:S;~EggNog:ENOG410PT5N), with protein sequence MFKRLASSSQQASRVVQRRRPQLRTPLVQPPPTAPPAAAATVQFSTRPALHTTKKDAGFSHSEDFDRTALDPKRNEGTKSGTDSEVAQHRAAYDPSQTSPESEMQEMGEETKQEGVPANPLDVSGANQEVNRSRDPREGMADRNADREGHSTRGVTPKNREVKTRPSK encoded by the coding sequence ATGTTCAAAAGACTCGCATCCAGCAGCCAACAAGCCAGTCGGGTAGTGCAACGTCGACGACCCCAGCTGCGAACACCTCTCGTCCAACCCCCCCCAACCGCACCTCCAGCCGCAGCTGCAACAGTCCAATTCAGCACCCGCCCCGCTCTCCACACAACAAAGAAAGACGCCGGCTTCAGTCACAGCGAAGACTTTGACCGCACAGCGCTGGACCCCAAGCGCAACGAGGGCACCAAGTCCGGTACAGACAGTGAAGTTGCGCAGCACCGCGCCGCGTATGATCCCAGCCAGACGTCACCAGAGAGCGAGATGCAAGAGATGGGGGAGGAGACGAAGCAGGAAGGGGTGCCGGCGAATCCGTTGGATGTGAGTGGTGCGAATCAGGAGGTAAATCGGTCGCGGGATCCGAGAGAGGGGATGGCGGATCGGAATGCGGATAGGGAGGGGCATAGTACGAGGGGGGTTACGCCGAAGAATCGTGAGGTGAAGACTAGGCCGTCGAAATAG
- a CDS encoding HD domain-containing protein (COG:S;~EggNog:ENOG410PPGK;~InterPro:IPR006674,IPR003607;~PFAM:PF01966): MTTTTTTYTTTTTTLCQETTLGDLQEALSQSHQDVLIKNQELLVSVAESVKDYMSQYDLSHDFNHILRVLTLSRRILDVECQDGGIEYDPIIVFLSALLHDIGDHKYIKTGESATVQIATILSKAGASPSLTQKVRIIASNISYTTEIKDPARLQGILQHHRELGIVQDADRLDAIGATGIGRAFAFGGAKKPDLGLENPREHISEKLERLVDFMKTGAGKRMAVERTKRLRIFQEWWDEEMRFES; this comes from the exons ATGactactaccaccaccacttaCACTACTACCACTACCACGCTATGTCAAGAGACCACTCTCGGGGATCTCCAAGAGGCATTGTCGCAATCCCATCAGGATGTATTGATTAAAAACCAGGAATTGCTGGTCTCCGTCGCGGAATCAGTCAAGGATTACATGTCGCAATATGACCTGTCGCACGACTTCAACCACATCCTTCGCGTGTTGACGCTTTCGCGACGGATTCTGGATGTTGAATGTCAAGATGGAGGAATTGAATATGATCCAATAATTGTCTTTTTAAGCGC CCTCCTCCACGACATCGGCGACCACAAATACATCAAAACAGGCGAAAGCGCCACGGTCCAAATAGCCACCATCCTCTCCAAAGCCGGCGCATCACCGTCGCTTACGCAGAAAGTTCGGATAATCGCCAGCAACATCTCCTATACCACGGAAATCAAAGACCCCGCACGGCTACAGGGCATACTGCAACATCATCGGGAATTGGGTATCGTGCAGGACGCAGATAGACTAGATGCAATTGGGGCGACGGGGATCGGACGGGCGTTTGCATTTGGGGGCGCGAAGAAGCCGGATTTGGGGTTGGAGAACCCGAGGGAGCATATAAGTGAGAAGTTGGAGAGGCTGGTGGATTTTATGAAG ACGGGGGCAGGGAAACGTATGGCTGTTGAACGGACGAAGAGGCTGAGGATTTTTCAAGAGTGGTGGGATGAGGAGATGAGGTTTGAGTCTTGA
- a CDS encoding FF domain protein (COG:K;~EggNog:ENOG410QDG5;~InterPro:IPR036020,IPR039726,IPR036517,IPR002713, IPR001202;~PFAM:PF00397,PF01846;~go_function: GO:0005515 - protein binding [Evidence IEA];~go_process: GO:0045292 - mRNA cis splicing, via spliceosome [Evidence IEA]) translates to MLKSTYTPPPPLPPGWTEHRAPSGHLYYYNSQTKQSTYTRPQPLPTPLQPAATETAPLLTPDTLPPFSSTPYTAQSFGVGGGFTGSHHHPHQGQTRGGFRGGKAYQDRRSRGPEDRPKSKHAIPGCEPWVLVKTKLKRRFVYNTETNESFWKFPQEVLKGVIEYDRIEREKKERRERGEVSEESETQKSEAVPEEPGPEPATREAPAEAAEESDEYEEVEVTDDEEDEEQPSKRTKTDDDQPVEFTEEDIEYQLAAMGEEYGLDPGEYGEPGEEGWEEGAEGLPLSDDDAVALFRDLLDDFRINPYSPWENIIEEGRIIDDSRYTVLPNMKSRREVWSDWSRDRIQELKERKKNQEKQDPRIKYLAFLQERATPKLYWPEFKRKYRKESEMKDTHLSDKDREKFYREHISRLKLPESTRKSDLSALLKSIPLQSLNRSSSIYALPSTIITDIRYISLSPQLRDSLIETYISTLPAAPEQEHMSAEQQEELDRKRADREKREKALAEREKRVEEEKQKQRGDLARGKHLLKEGEAEIEEAMRIRKDGLRSYLDAEDKSREGAGEDAEKVT, encoded by the exons ATGCTCAAATCGACCTACACCCCGCCTCCTCCATTACCGCCAGGGTGGACGGAACACAGGGCCCCTTCAG GTCACCTGTACTATTACAATTCCCAAACGAAGCAATCCACTTATACGCGACCGCAACCACTCCCTACTCCATTGCAGCCGGCCGCAACAGAAACCGCACCACTTCTCACGCCGGATACATTACCGCCCTTCTCGTCCACGCCATATACTGCGCAAAGTTTTGGAGTCGGGGGTGGATTCACGGGATCTCACCATCATCCTCACCAAGGTCAGACTCGGGGAGGCTTCCGCGGCGGGAAAGCATACCAAGACCGCAGATCTCGGGGGCCAGAGGACAGACCGAAATCGAAACATGCTATACCCGGATGTGAACCTTGGGTATTGGTGAAAACTAAGCTTAAGAGGAGATTTGTTTATAATACAGAAACCAACGAAAGTTTCTGGAAGTTTCCCCAAGAGGTCCTCAAGGGAGTCATCGAGTACGATCGCAtcgaaagagagaagaaagaacgcaGAGAACGTGGCGAAGTGAGCGAAGAATCAGAGACGCAAAAATCGGAAGCTGTTCCTGAAGAACCCGGACCCGAACCAGCCACACGTGAGGCTCCTGCGGAGGCCGCAGAAGAGAGCGATGAGTATGAAGAGGTGGAAGTGACagacgatgaggaagatgaggagcaACCGTCAAAACGCACAAAGACGGACGACGATCAACCGGTTGAGTTTACCGAAGAGGATATCGAGTACCAGCTTGCCGCCATGGGTGAAGAATACGGGCTCGATCCTGGTGAATACGGGGAGCCGGGCGAGGAAGGCTGGGAGGAGGGTGCTGAAGGTCTCCCGCTGTCAGATGATGATGCTGTAGCGCTCTTCCGCGACCTGCTCGATGATTTCCGCATCAACCCCTATTCACCATGGGAGAACATTATCGAAGAAGGTCGTATCATAGACGACAGCAGATATACAGTGCTTCCGAATATGAAATCCCGACGCGAAGTCTGGTCAGATTGGAGCCGTGACCGCATCCAAGAACTCAAAGAACGCAAAAAAAACCAAGAAAAGCAAGATCCCCGCATCAAATACTTGGCTTTCCTTCAAGAGCGTGCTACTCCTAAGCTGTACTGGCCGGAGTTCAAGCGGAAATACAGAAAGGAGTCTGAAATGAAGGACACACATTTATCTGATAAAGACCGGGAGAAGTTCTACCGCGAACATATATCGCGCCTGAAGCTTCCCGAGAGCACAAGAAAGTCGGATCTTTCGGCTCTGCTCAAGTCTATTCCATTGCAATCGCTAAATCGCTCATCGAGCATCTACGCTCTTCCCTCCACTATCATTACCGATATCCGCTACATCTCACTAAGCCCTCAACTACGCGATTCGCTAATCGAAACATACATCTCTACGTTACCGGCAGCACCGGAACAAGAACACATGAGCGCAGAGCAACAAGAAGAGCTCGACAGGAAGAGAGCTGACCGGGAAAAGCGTGAAAAGGCCCTTGCGGAACGCGAGAAACGGGTCGAGGAGGAGAAACAGAAGCAACGAGGCGACCTTGCCCGTGGCAAGCACCTTCTCAAAGAAGGTGAAGCTGAGATTGAAGAAGCCATGCGCATCAGAAAAGATGGGCTTCGAAGTTATCTCGACGCTGAAGATAAGTCCCGAGAAGGTGCGGGAGAGGACGCGGAAAAGGTGACATGA
- a CDS encoding uncharacterized protein (InterPro:IPR002110,IPR036770,IPR020683;~PFAM:PF13637;~go_function: GO:0005515 - protein binding [Evidence IEA]): MVVQKGRLGVVRLLLEFGADVRSKDKNGRTALWLVKESKYRSRDIEVLVETMGSNS; the protein is encoded by the coding sequence ATGGTTGTGCAGAAGGGGCGGTTGGGGGTTGTTAggttgttgttggagtttGGGGCTGATGTACGGTCGAAAGATAAAAACGGGAGAACGGCGCTTTGGCTTGTTAAGGAGAGTAAGTATCGGAGTCGGGATATTGAGGTCTTGGTAGAAACAATGGGGTCGAACTCGTAA